The following coding sequences lie in one Ictalurus furcatus strain D&B chromosome 7, Billie_1.0, whole genome shotgun sequence genomic window:
- the tmem236 gene encoding transmembrane protein 236, whose amino-acid sequence MPSGRTVKLILYEVLEFICLCVPVFVVLERFASLMSFVNVNNTTAYWLVVAASIAYVTSVSLFVWVPLKYFILKSWGIFKEVTNWRPVTLAHALLCTLPCFAILIASSKVQLDMGVLYDHFSELPVSLVLFALICVDIVERIRPYCLRGQADSLDFESPGPVLEQVSTVSSHMQSNRGANGSEPRSEVTSTLPSGHWADMNGIARSSTMAYVYSSHSDSGSLSFLWVRDPRSELFLETFVFWLDTVEMIRVAGVQEVYNSNWAFPIYILSFFSILRVVVTPNNPMLASLGVVAQDLPFLVLRICLVTIFGYVTPILYIMKNLLTCLTFLYFHFLTKLKVFNRGSLF is encoded by the exons ATGCCTTCTGGAAGGACAGTCAAGCTCATCCTGTATGAGGTGTTAGAgtttatatgtctgtgtgtgcctgtgttcGTGGTTCTGGAGCGATTTGCGTCGCTTATGAGCTTTGTAAACGTCAACAACACTACAGCTTACTGgttggtggtggcagcatccaTAGCCTATGTGACCTCTGTGTCCCTGTTTGTCTGGGTGCCACTGAAGTACTTCATCCTGAAGTCCTGGGGAATTTTTAAAGAAGTTACTAACTG GAGACCTGTGACTCTCGCCCATGCACTTCTCTGCACGCTTCCATGTTTTGCCATTCTCATTGCCAGCTCAAAG GTTCAGTTGGACATGGGAGTTTTATATGACCACTTTAGTGAGCTTCCTGTCTCACTGGTGCTCTTTGCCCTTATCTGCGTGGACATTGTAGAAAGAATTCGTCCATATTGCCTGAGAGGACAAG CAGATAGTCTGGACTTTGAGAGTCCTGGGCCTGTTCTGGAGCAGGTGTCCACGGTGTCATCACACATGCAGAGTAACAGAGGTGCAAATGGCTCGGAGCCGAGGTCAGAAGTCACGAGTACATTACCATCAGGACATTGGGCAGACATGAATGGCATCGCACGTTCTTCCACTATGGCCTACGTGTACTCCTCCCACTCTGATTCAGGCTCTCTTAGCTTCCTCTGGGTTCGAGACCCTCGCTCTGAGCTCTTCCTGGAGACATTTGTGTTCTGGCTGGACACAGTGGAGATGATCAGAGTGGCTGGGGTTCAGGAGGTCTACAACTCAAACTGGGCCTTTCCTATCTACATCCTAagctttttctccattctgcGTGTGGTTGTAACTCCTAACAATCCAATGCTAGCATCTTTAGGAGTCGTAGCACAGGATCTGCCCTTCCTGGTTTTACGCATCTGCCTGGTGACTATCTTTGGTTATGTGACTCCGATACTCTACATCATGAAAAATCTGCTCACATGTCTGACTTTTCTTTACTTTCACTTCCTGACAAAACTGAAGGTGTTCAACAGAGGAAGCTTGTTCTGA